The following are from one region of the Periophthalmus magnuspinnatus isolate fPerMag1 chromosome 5, fPerMag1.2.pri, whole genome shotgun sequence genome:
- the slc2a9l1 gene encoding solute carrier family 2 member 9, like 1, translated as MDTFLRQLTRGNAIYLIIILGMGGSFHVGYHITGLSSPSPFIQRFINSSWFTRYGEVPPPHTTTMIWSLIVSIFAFGGVFGVLSARFMSSKLGRKKTMMCNSCIAIAAAIVILTSKQLKSFEMVIVARALHGFSAGLGSCIHLMYLGEISPRKIRGIVTFTGSTFSALGKLSGQVFGLSEIMGREELWNVLLCVPACLSVLNILLLPFFSEAPRYLFIEKGDDQACKRALQSLWGPGDYKEEMEEMLVEQAAIEAAPPKSPLQLLGSRRARWALFTLLLICGCNQMSGVTVVSTFSYDMFYEAGVPKDNIRYVTLALGVTEIATSVFCGFLMEHIGRRPLFWVGYGVMAVSWTLVTVTVYFQDSAYWVPYLTVIFVVTVIVFFCGGPGGSVNTLNTEIFIQSERMAAVVLVGLYRWGCYAIMGLIFPFLMAALSSYCYVLFACWCLVGGLYSFFILPETKGKSVLEISEEFRTISMCGKSSTTDQETCETVF; from the exons ATGGACACATTTCTGCGACAGCTG ACACGGGGCAATGCAATCTACCTCATAATTATTTTGGGAATGGGAGGAAGCTTTCACGTGGGCTACCATATTACGGGACTGAGCTCACCGTCACCA TTCATCCAGCGCTTTATCAACAGCAGCTGGTTCACACGCTATGGCGAGGTGCCCCCTCCTCACACCACCACCATGATCTGGTCCCTCATTGTATCCATATTTGCATTTGGGGGGGTATTTGGGGTGCTCAGTGCTAGATTCATGTCCTCCAAGCTTGGAAG GAAAAAGACCATGATGTGCAACAGCTGTATTGCCATCGCAGCAGCCATAGTGATTTTGACAAGTAAACAGCTTAAGTCTTTTGAAATGGTCATAGTAGCTCGGGCCTTGCATGGGTTTTCTGCAG GTCTGGGCTCTTGCATCCATCTTATGTACCTGGGGGAGATATCACCTAGAAAGATTCGGGGTATCGTTACTTTTACAGGCAGCACTTTTTCTGCCCTTGGTAAACTGTCCGGACAAGTCTTTGGACTGAG TGAGATCATGGGTCGTGAGGAGCTGTGGAACGTGCTCCTGTGTGTGCCAGCCTGTCTCTCAGTGCTCAACATACTGCTGCTGCCATTCTTCTCAGAGGCACCAAGATACCTGTTCATAGAGAAGGGTGATGACCAAGCCTGCAAGAGAG CGCTGCAGAGTCTGTGGGGCCCGGGGGACTacaaggaggagatggaggagatgcTGGTGGAGCAGGCAGCCATCGAAGCTGCTCCTCCCAAGAGCCCTCTACAGCTGCTGGGGTCCAGGAGAGCAAGATGGGCCCTGTTCACTCTGTTGCTCATCTGTGGCTGCAACCAGATGTCAGGTGTAACTGTG GTCAGCACATTCTCTTATGACATGTTCTATGAGGCGGGCGTACCAAAGGACAACATTCGATATGTCACCCTTGCTCTTGGTGTAACAGAAATTGCCACGTCAGTCTTTTGT GGCTTTCTGATGGAGCACATTGGGAGGAGGCCGCTGTTCTGGGTTGGCTATGGTGTCATGGCAGTAAGCTGGACATTGGTCACTGTCACCGTCTATTTCCAG GACTCTGCTTACTGGGTTCCATACCTCACTGTTATATTTGTTGTCACTGTTATAGTTTTCTTCTGTGGAGGCCCAG gtGGAAGTGTGAATACTCTAAACACGGAAATATTTATCCAGTCTGAGCGGATGGCGGCGGTGGTTCTGGTAGGTTTATATCGCTGGGGATGCTACGCCATAATGGGCCTCATCTTTCCCTTTCTAATG GCGGCTCTAAGCTCGTATTGCTATGTGCTGTTTGCTTGCTGGTGCCTGGTTGGAGGCCTATACTCTTTCTTCATTCTGCCCGAGACCAAAGGGAAGAGCGTGCTGGAGATCTCAGAGGAGTTTAGGACTATCTCCATGTGCGGGAAGTCCTCCACTACAGACCAAGAGACCTGTGAGACTGTGTTTTAG